The stretch of DNA AACAACAATAAGGCATATCTTACATACCTCTGGCCAAAAGCAACTCAACGAGCTCAGCATTACCGATGCTAGCAGCGGAATGCAAAGGAGCCCACCCTTCATCATCCTTGCTATTGATTACAGTCATTGCGTCATCTCCACTTGATAGCAACTTAACTATCTGCAAATCCCACATCcataaaacattttaacatCAATACTGTTCCTAAACCCCCACTAATCTCAATAATCCTAGTAGCTAACAAACAACACAGTATCATGTGGTTGTTTTCAAAACCAGACTCGAAAGAGGTTTCTCATCAGTTAAACACAACCAGTTAAGCCACTGTTCTGAAGAACCCAATTAGCTAACAAACAACACAGATTCATGTGGTTTTCAAAGCCAGATTCAAAAGGGGTTTCTCATCAGTTAAACACAACACAGATTATGCAGCTAATATAACATAACTTAACTACTTACAGACTCCACATTCATAAGCATTCAAAGACAAAACCCAATCTTTACAAGAAAACTCACAACAAGGCAAAAATTCTTGTGAATTACAGAGCCAGATATGAACAAAAAGAGCCAAATGTTTCCTCATCAGTTTAAAACAACCTAAATTATGCAGCTATAGTAATTTAAGAGGCTAAGCTTCTATCTAACCATATAGATTAGTACTTAAAGACTAGTCGGATTCTATAAACTAAGAGGAAGGAGAAAGGAACAAACTTGAGAATGGCCAAAGGAGGCTGCGACATGGAGGAGAGAGCGACCGTCTTCGTTTCTGAATTTGAGAGAGTTCGCGAGCTGTTGTGGAGATAAAGACGCGAACAGCGACGAATCACCCCATTCGGCTGCTTTGAATAGCTCTTCGTCTCTGATCTGCTTCGACTCTATCTCTGGTTGCTTCGGAGCATCGATTTCCATTATCGTTCAAACTTTTTTTCCAAGTTAGAAATTCCGAAATTATACACAGCGACCAGACACCTAAAAGggtgattataaattttatttaacaacTGAATAAGTGTAATACTTATTGCTTATAAGTTCTCGTAGTGGGCTCGTTAATGGCCCTTTtacacatttgttttttgtttttggttctaaCAAGTAATAATTATTGCTTtaactaggcctgggcattcgggtatccgatcggattcgggttcggatcttcggattttcggattttcggatgtAGAGATATAAAACCCGATCGAGTATTTTCTAATATCGGGTCAGGTTCGGATCGGGTGtcttcgggttcgggtaatttcggattacccgaagtcattaaaaaaaaaaaatcttttttttttctgtcgtgaaagaaaaaaaaactttctatcttcctcttcttgtctctttcttcttcttctctcttttcagCCAAAAATCCTAGATTTGTTTATCCATAACCACtacttcaaaaattaaatctttCAAATTCCCTACCAAATCTAATATCTATAGCAAATTGATTCATATTTATCTACCAACCTCACTTACTCTTCAAACTCcacaaactatatttttttctttttgtagatCTGCTTATCATGTTTCTAGTAAAATTGATCTGGGTAGTAAATGCCTAAggtatataaataattaatgttttcatACTTTGACATAAAACTAAGGTGGCAAAATGGTTTATGATGCACTAGTAAATGCCTAAGATATTGGGTTCAAACCCACTTAGatgcatttttgtatttatttcggGTTAATTCGGATatccgatcgggttcggatatTACCCGAACCCGTTCGGATATCCGAATTTCAAAGAAACTAAATCCGATCGGGTATTTAGTACTATCCAAATCCGAACCGAACTGCctatttcgggtcgggttcgggttcgggtttcggattcggttaaaatgcccaggcctagctTTAACAAACaactaggtgataccccgtgctacagcacgggattatatattttgttagttacttttttgtaatttgtatttttgtaatgtagttttttattttgacttattttctttgtttatatagtgtttatttatatatttggagttatacagtaaattggaaatcctaatagagtaagtagtttgtagaaTGTAGCTTTTCATGGAAACAGATACACAACAATATTGGATAATAGTTTTGTAGTAAAATGCATTTTGCTTGATAGGTGGCCGGTAATACACAACAAAATCAGCCGTAATAGCTCAATAATTTTGATCAAGCTAGGGATGCAATGGTTAATAACCAATTTTCATTGCATAAGTTGTNCTTTAACAAACaactaggtgataccccgtgctacagcacgggattatatattttgttagttacttttttgtaatttgtatttttgtaatgtagttttttattttgacttattttctttgtttatatagtgtttatttatatatttggagttatacagtaaattggaaatcctaatagagtaagtagtttgtagaaTGTAGCTTTTCATGGAAACAGATACACAACAATATTGGATAATAGTTTTGTAGTAAAATGCATTTTGCTTGATAGGTGGCCGGTAATACACAACAAAATCAGCCGTAATAGCTCAATAATTTTGATCAAGCTAGGGATGCAATGGTTAATAACCAATTTTCATTGCATAAGTTGtataaaactctaaatttcagAAATGTAAACTGATTGTTgctggaaaaaacaaaaaattaattgttgTTGAATAAAATAACTCATAGTATATAAGAATGTAGTTTGGATATAGGAGAGTATAGCGTAAATCAATAacttaattaatgaaataaataatccTTACAATCAAAACATAGTTTGAGCGAACgtattagaaaagtaaaaaagaaacaaaaatgattataattaaaattttctgcTTGTGTGTTTCCGTTTTTTGGTGTTATGAGCTCTGGTGAATGAGCAGTATTTATAGACTTATAAGAAGATCTTAGTGTTGTAGGTGAGTGATTAGCAATATATGAAATATGCGAGTAATATACTAATGATTAAGAATATGCAATATTGGTTTCCATTTgctattaattatatgatttccgGTTTCCATATAATCTAAATCGAAGATGTAATTAAGATATTCtagtttctataattttaaaatattgaatgttgtttgatttgtttaattagcATTGAAAGTCGAAATAATTTTGGGAACAAAGATATGGAAAGATTATCCTGATTTATGCTTTATTTAGGATACTATTATGGTTCTTAGAATCACaaaatattcctttttaaagattatttgttaagatcgaatctcggtaattaaggaaatatccaaatttttggtaattaaaatttatagtgttcatttaaataccttaaaagaaaatgaaatcagagtgtttgcctataacgaataactctgtttgagatcttaaataactaatcttgaatgaaataatatactggATCCGAAAAAGATTAAtctggagtacaaacagatccgcgggTTTTTTTCCTACTATTGTCGGATATtttaggatccgcgtcccgacccataattttttaagtgatcgatcgagggtataatggtcatttgTCAAAAacgaaactataggttaattagattaaattttgtgattctctaatcatttttaataaaaaacctaccaaaaccaaatcatggTCCATTTTAAGTTTAGGGAGtcttctgctttaatagtatagatcgtttaaaattttcttactATTGTTTAGAGTTTAAACCCGAATTTTGTAGTTACGATATATATTTGGTATATAGATTTAtacaaatttggattttatattgtgatttttttttttcggatatTCATAGAAAAACAATACCATCAATTtcggagaaaaaaagaaaacatagtaATTTTAactttgtaatctttttataGATGGACAAATTCGAGGAGGAGACAGTGTGATAGGAGAAGCTGGGTAGGGCTGCATAGTCATATTTTTAAAGCAGCGTACAGTTAAAAAATCTCATCATATTCATGTTTTCTGGAATTTGTGTTTGAtgattaaaattgttaaaaaaaaaaaacgttaaagTGTCACAAACACAGTTAGATTTAAACAGAATCGCAAaagcaatatataaacaaacctttttttaaGTAACATGAGATTTGAAAAAGAATTTATTAATAGAATCCTTTTTGTCTTCTCGAATATTTTACTAAAAAGAATtcataaactaataaatatTGACAAGTAGAATTTCTtgtagtaaaaattttaaaaacagataATTTGATGCGAAAACTTTTGTATAATACCgtattttatcatttttgtaAGCAATAATTTTCCGATTAGCTGGTTTAACTAATTATATTCTGTTAACTAATTCTAGCTGGTCATTATTAGTATAGAACATATACAACATACATATCATAGTTTCATGATTAGAGTGGTTACTGAatgaattaaagttttttttggttatactcTCCAATTTCTTTTAAACATATCCAAACTCCAAAGCATACATGGATTTTGCAGAAACATTCCTCCACAATCTCCTGCAGAACACAATCTCCTGCAGAACAAAACACATGTCAACAACAAAATACAAACGTGATActgacacaaaaaaaacaaatagaatcCCAAATTCCTAAAACAAAATCTTCTACTAGGACGTACCAACCCTTCTAAATGTGACGCGAGCCGTACGTAACACAACCCACGTACAATCGATTTTTGGGGTACACACCTTAAAGACTTTTATTCCCCTCTTTATAAAAGCATCaattcaattcatcatcacatccactctATTAATCATTTCTTTAATCTTGGGAGTGAGTGGGGAAGTAGGAAccatcgagagagagagagagagaggaaaaaaaagacaaaaatggtGGAGAAATTGCTGGAGCCGGCGGAACTGGATCTGGGAAAGAAAGGGCGCGAGCCACCATGTAAGTTTTCTTTCTCATTCCAAATCCCAAGGTCGTGTCGTGTCGGTGATCTTTCTCATACTCGAACatatctgcttttttttttctttttttctttttaattctgtttggaGTGGGTGTGAGGCAGCAGTACGGAAGATCGAACTGAAAGAAGACGTGTACAGGTTCGATCGTAAGGAGTACAGGTCTGCGATAAAGAGGACTAGCTCTGGCTCATGGAGACTTACTAAAGGTGCTGATGGGGTCATCGATACTGATTGGGTTATCGATTCTGAGTCGCTAACCGATTCTGAGAGAGCTAGCAATGGGATCGTGGCTGTGAGGACGCGTAAGTATTATCAAGTTGAAGGTGACGCTAGGGTTTTGACTCCTTGGGTTATGCACGAGCTCCATTTCACTTTCTTGAATAATCGGGTAACCAACAATTTTCAAATGCTTAcctttctttctgtttcatttgaatttttttgccaaattgttacagagtttttttattttgctgtAAAAGGCGGACTTAGTTAGGAGTCCCTATGTTATCTGTCACGTAAGTTATACGGGTGAACAAGAAGGTGGTCTTGATGAAGAACTCTCTCCGCCGTGTGAGGCCCCAAACACGGTGATCAGTGACAACAACTGTCCTCCTAATGCGCAGGTTTGATTTCCGACCAGAATTTCATGTTGACATATCTCTGCTAGAGAACTGTGCTCTGCTCTGTTATATGTTTCATTTTGTGGATACTTTGAATCTTAGTTAAACTCTTAACATGTGTTGCTGGACTTTTTAAAGATGATTTTGATGTCCTTTTCAGGGATTATTTATTACAGAGGAAGCAATAGATACGAACCGCAAGAAACCACCGCATACCTATCTCAAGAACATGATCGTAGGCATCATCCTCTTTCTGGCTCTCACTGGTTATATAATATCATCATCAGTCTCTTTAGATAACTCAAAGATAACAAATACCATTGCCCTCTGTGAGTCCTGTCGCTGCTTCAGTGACGTTCAAACGAACTCGAATTCGACCTCGTCCATTTCAGTCCAAACGGAAACAAACAGGGCCACATTTCTAATACGTCATTTCACAACTTTCCATTCCTTGTTCGTTTCACATCTGACGGTCTCTCCTCCGGCTAAGAAGGTCCATCAAGTGTTCTTGAATTTCCGGGGAGGGGAACTGCGCTACAATTTTGTCAGTCACCTCGGTGATGCCTTGGAGAGGCACAACATCAAGTTGTTCGTAGACACATACGAGCATCGAGGCAAAGACCTTAAAAATCTATTTGTAAGAATCGAAGAGTCGAGCATTGCACTCGCAATCTTCTCTACTAGGTTTGTATACTAATTCTTTCACGTACTTCTCAATCTCTACTTTAGAGGTATACTAGATTAGACATAAGACTCAAGAATCATAGTAACTTTCTTTGATATAGATATCCAGAATCTAGGTGGTGTATGGATGAGTTGGTGAAAATGAACAAACTTGCGGATCAAGGAAAGCTAAGTGTCATTCCAATATTCTACAAGGTGGAGGCAGGGGACGTTAAAACACCAACAGGTGGCAGTGAGTTTGGTAAAAATTTCTGGAGGCTCGCCGAAGCTTCTAGCGGAGATCAGATCATGAAATGGAAAGATGCCTTGGAGGGTATAGGCAATATGATGGGTTGTTCTGTAAAGGACTACAGGTATTGTCCACTCtgaactagtatatatatacttttttatgtGCTCAAATGTATGAAAGGATGTTTGATGGATTGAAGTGTACAATTTTTTGGCAGCGTTGAATCCGATTCTATCAAGGAAATCGTTAAGGAGGTGCAGAGAGTTATAGAATTAATTGGACTTGAGGAAGAAGTTAGGTCGCCATATGATTATATTTTCCGATTTAAGAGAAGCAAATCAGCAAAACCAAATGTTGTGACGTAATCAAGGGAAGTGTAGTAGTAGAATATGAGccctcttctacttcttttttgtttatttatttttgatgcGGTTTCTTGTGAGAAATTAGTATGTAAGCCTCGAAGGTCTGTCTTGATAGAAAAATTCATGAATTCTCCTTGAACCCTTAAAGTTTAGTTAAGAAGAAGGGTACTgaaacatctatatataatagcaaacccacttttttgtgtcaacttttaatccaacggatgagattagttccagttttaatccaacggtttaaaattattaattgtgtcttttcgtcgcacccccatctttcaaaaatcacaccttttagtctttgcatctctttgttgtacttCCTGGTTTCAAATAttacatccattaatttttacaccttttaaatcacacctcttagtctttgcatctctttgttgtacctcctagTTTCAAAAATCatatccattaatttttacaccttttaaatcacacctcttagtctttgcatctctttgttgtacctcctggtttcaaaaatcacatccattaatttttacaccttttaaatcacacctccttagtctttgcatctctttgttgtacctcctggtttcaaaaatcacatccattaatttttacaccttttaaatcacacctccttagtctttgcatctctttgttgtacctcctggtttcaaaaatcacatccattaatttttacaccttttaaatcacacctccttagtctttgcatctctttgttgtacctcctggtttcaaaaatcacatccattaatttttacaccttttaaatcacacctccttagtctttgcatctctttgttgtacctcctggtttcaaaaatcacatccattaatttttacaccttttaaatcacacctccttagtctttgcatctctttgttgtacctcctggtttcaaaaatcacatccattaatttttacaccttttaaatcacacctccttagtctttgcatctctttgttgtacctcctggtttcaaaaatcacatccattaatttttacaccttttaaatcacacctccttagtctttgcatctctttgttgtacctcctggtttcaaaaatcacatccattaatttttacaccttttaaatcacacctccttagtctttgcatctctttgttgtacctcctggtttcaaaaatcacatccattaatttttacaccttttaaatcacacctccttagtctttgcatctctttgttgtacctcctggtttcaaaaatcacatccattaatttttacaccttttaaatcacacctccttagtctttgcatctctttgttgtacctcctggtttcaaaaatcacatctattaatttttacaccttttaaatcacacctcttagtctttgcatctctttgttgtacctcctggtttccaaaatcacatccattaatttttacaccttttaaatcacacctccttagtctttgcatctctttgttgtacctcctggtttcaaaaatcacatccattaatttttacaccttttaaatcacacctcctaatctttgcatctctttgttgtacctcctggtttcaaaaatcacatccattaatttttccaccttttaaatcacacctcttagtctttgcatctctttgttgtacctcctggtttcaaaaatcacatccattaatttttacaccttttaaatcacacctcttagtctttgcatccctttgttgtacctcctggtttcaaaaatcacatccattaatttttacaccttttaatttcacacctctatgtgttacatctctttgttgtacctccatgtttcacatctattaatttttacacatttacatttcacacctctatgtcttacacctctttgtttattatatataaacttttcttgactacataaacaagtttcgaaaaattattttctgagtactaaagaattgtattattgaagtgttttttaactttcaagcatcaatctctaattcaaggtaatttaatatttttgctgcgaatgacctgtagtgtttctcggttagattattattactgttagtcgacactattaagttcatacattaatcttagttttgttaacttttagtctcttcaaaaATTTTAGCCTTTCCcgttttcatgtttttgcatggctaatgttattaagtacgtgtgccatattttttgcatggctaatgtttttgattctcaatgtgcagattttattttttgactttctggaaaaaccaaaaccaagatacgagaggcatgatgatatgcagtgaTGCTAGAGCTACAGATAAGccaaaattttttaacaaacatggtataattataattttatatatgttcttattttaacctatttattttttctaacaaacatggtataaatgttaaatttttttttgtttgtaggatgtccattagatgttcatgatccaggttagtttacattttttgtaaataaagtttttaaaatttttagttgaattataatttcttatactttctgggtatcaaacattttgataatatatagaaatattacaaatgagcatggaaatagagtgccgaagaaaaagccagacatacttgtgacaacacaaaattaaattctagaaagcgtaagcacgaccaaatgacaagtcaagttagaaagaaaagatctactaaaggtaacttatttagtctttgatgactttctaatctgtatatacaactttttaaaaacataatgtataacagtcacttttagagtgatctggaatctgccaaaaaaaagaaaatgcaagaaatttataaaattagtgtttaacctaaagaagagaacattaaaaggtgagatattattatcacctgTTTCACCACATCGACTTCGTTTTCGCTGTGTTTATTGAAAAACATGATGGTAccgattcatagacataagtgGGAAATCAAATAGAGGGAGATGCAGCCTGGAAGGAGAGCAGCCGACACGGTGGAATgggatggattgggagagaccaacataaaatcctctgttctatattttattaattttctgaacttttgtagtttaattgaattgctttgattgaatagctgatgagtgtacaagttttgtctatatgcattcttagtctgttacgtcttgattttttttcttttccaaagaggaatatgtgatttgaagcaaatattacaaatccatgtatcaaatgtgttagtaggaaataaggcaatcaagattaacccattaaaaGGGAGGAAAGAAGGGGGTCTTTTGAGGGAAAACGTGAGACCAACATGCATGTAACTGTGGAAAGCATTAtagccaaatatatatctctaaaagttGTAGCTGAAGAATGTGAGTTACTCTATACTAACCAATTAGGTTTGATTGGTCGGTCATATAAAACTCGGTTTTGTACATAtctaaaagtgagagaaaaaaacatccacaagcataagtgaaattttatatatggttaaaagtaatgttcatagtaaatcaagctctaaaaaaggctcacttttgtgtgtgacaacctaaaatataataacattgaaatgaatttttggctttttaatcaGTTGAAAGCAATAGCAAGAagtgaaaatgatcaaattgattgagaaaataaagaatttaggatgaattacaaatgttaaatttcaatttagaaTTTTACCTCCCCGGCAACGCACGGGTCGCTTTCCTAGTGattacaaaagcaaaacaaagctTTGATTAAAAGAAGCGTATGTAAGCCTGCAAGTCCTAATCGCATAACATTTACACGTTCTGTTCAAGCCACTTGTTAGTGTAGCCCTCTTGGTTTGGTCAATTCCATGCATTACTCTCTACCTCTCTAACTAAACTAagatctttgaatattttattcctATTTGAAGATCTGTTTCATTAAGATATTCAGAGATCAACTAGGATATATTGAATATACTGAGAAAGATTACATCTTTATGATCACCCCATTCCGCTGCTTTGAATAGCTCTTCGTCTCTGATCTGCTTCGACTCTGGTTGCTTCGGAGCATCGATTTTCATTGTCGTTCAAACTTTTTTTCCAAGTTAGAAGATAAATTCGGAAAGTTTATACACAACGACGAGACCTAAGTTAAGtgtgatttataaaaatttaaagaactGAATCTGAgcagaaaaattaaaaaccaatgGGTTCTCATAGTGGGCTTGTTTAATGGCCCTTTTacacatttgtttttcattggtCATAATTAAGTAATAATTTATTGCTTTAAGAAACaatcattttacatttttcttaaattcttaattgttttaagttaaaaaaaaaaaaaaaaaagatatacaaatttggaatttgttatatgattttttatatttattttttggttattcatAGAAAAATAATACCATTATTATTTGGgagcaaaaagaaaacattgtaATCTTTTTATAGATGGACAAATACGAGGAGGATACAGTGGTCAGTGAGA from Camelina sativa cultivar DH55 chromosome 9, Cs, whole genome shotgun sequence encodes:
- the LOC104710256 gene encoding uncharacterized protein LOC104710256 isoform X1; translation: MVEKLLEPAELDLGKKGREPPSVRKIELKEDVYRFDRKEYRSAIKRTSSGSWRLTKGADGVIDTDWVIDSESLTDSERASNGIVAVRTRKYYQVEGDARVLTPWVMHELHFTFLNNRADLVRSPYVICHVSYTGEQEGGLDEELSPPCEAPNTVISDNNCPPNAQGLFITEEAIDTNRKKPPHTYLKNMIVGIILFLALTGYIISSSVSLDNSKITNTIALCESCRCFSDVQTNSNSTSSISVQTETNRATFLIRHFTTFHSLFVSHLTVSPPAKKVHQVFLNFRGGELRYNFVSHLGDALERHNIKLFVDTYEHRGKDLKNLFVRIEESSIALAIFSTRYPESRWCMDELVKMNKLADQGKLSVIPIFYKVEAGDVKTPTGGSEFGKNFWRLAEASSGDQIMKWKDALEGIGNMMGCSVKDYSVESDSIKEIVKEVQRVIELIGLEEEVRSPYDYIFRFKRSKSAKPNVVT
- the LOC104710256 gene encoding uncharacterized protein LOC104710256 isoform X2, translated to MFDRKEYRSAIKRTSSGSWRLTKGADGVIDTDWVIDSESLTDSERASNGIVAVRTRKYYQVEGDARVLTPWVMHELHFTFLNNRADLVRSPYVICHVSYTGEQEGGLDEELSPPCEAPNTVISDNNCPPNAQGLFITEEAIDTNRKKPPHTYLKNMIVGIILFLALTGYIISSSVSLDNSKITNTIALCESCRCFSDVQTNSNSTSSISVQTETNRATFLIRHFTTFHSLFVSHLTVSPPAKKVHQVFLNFRGGELRYNFVSHLGDALERHNIKLFVDTYEHRGKDLKNLFVRIEESSIALAIFSTRYPESRWCMDELVKMNKLADQGKLSVIPIFYKVEAGDVKTPTGGSEFGKNFWRLAEASSGDQIMKWKDALEGIGNMMGCSVKDYSVESDSIKEIVKEVQRVIELIGLEEEVRSPYDYIFRFKRSKSAKPNVVT